A window from Triticum aestivum cultivar Chinese Spring chromosome 6D, IWGSC CS RefSeq v2.1, whole genome shotgun sequence encodes these proteins:
- the LOC123144147 gene encoding uncharacterized protein, translating to MPVSFKYWDDCLDPDDMRLMWADPHVSKEWTDAGEEQGQKVHLSRDPDGEAYLTQTEIMVVAAITVQRHFKSQLDPYMIGALAEIASGKRLFVDNYDRKTKETKMGIMQVTPEVAQWLGRELGYKNYDIELEDNIDLLYWPFINVYFGAAYAKWLFSCDEKERTEEFVVRAYKGGKKKATHKSSAPIFERYLYVKETLLSMRQPDSLNELAPDLLENSSTAGTQLVYWDSKVSVEDLDGMWSQPDVLKEWTNSGERRGNVRFSHDAKKRPYLSRVEVKAVAEIIISRHFSSRGVKPEALAALAEVCSMRFVHGVRSRTGLMGIDYPTAAWLSRDCGYTAYTVSSVDDLYNPFASMYFGAAYLGWLSRYEGRERSHEFIVQAYLAGPDKVNLQETGPYWKKFLEALIHYEDPKKDQTSCCIL from the exons ATGCCCGTAAGCTTTAAATATTGGGATGACTGCTTGGATCCGGATGATATGCGATTAATGTGGGCAGATCCTCATGTAAGTAAAGAGTGGACTGACGCTGGGGAAGAACAGGGACAGAAAGTTCACCTATCACGGGATCCTGATGGCGAGGCATATCTGACACAAACTGAAATTATG GTAGTTGCTGCAATTACTGTTCAGAGGCATTTCAAATCACAGCTAGACCCG TATATGATAGGTGCCCTTGCAGAAATTGCGAGTGGAAAGAGGCTCTTTGTGGATAACTATGATCGGAAGACTAAGGAGACTAAGATGGGCATAATGCAGGTGACACCAGAAGTTGCTCAATGGCTTGGCAG GGAACTGGGTTACAAAAATTATGACATTGAACTTGAAGATAATATTGATTTACTATACTGGCCTTTTATAAATGTCTACTTTGGTGCTGCTTATGCAAAGTGGCTCTTCTCATGTGATGAAAA AGAAAGAACTGAAGAATTTGTCGTTAGAGCTTACAAGGGAGGCAAAAAGAAAGCTACTCACAAGTCATCTGCCCCCATTTTCGAACGCTATCTTTATGTGAAAGAGACCTTGCTCTCTATGAG ACAACCAGACAGTTTAAACGAGCTGGCTCCTGATCTCCTAGAAAATTCCTCAACTGCAG GAACACAGCTGGTATATTGGGATTCCAAAGTGTCAGTGGAAGATCTGGATGGAATGTGGAGTCAGCCTGACGTGTTGAAGGAGTGGACAAATTCTGGTGAGCGGCGTGGAAATGTCAGATTTTCGCATGATGCCAAGAAGAGACCGTATCTTTCTCGAGTTGAGGTTAAG GCTGTTGCTGAAATAATCATATCTCGCCATTTCAGCTCAAGAGGAGTAAAGCCG GAAGCCCTAGCTGCTCTCGCAGAGGTGTGCAGTATGCGCTTTGTCCATGGAGTACGTTCTCGGACAGGATTGATGGGAATAGATTACCCTACTGCCGCATGGCTTTCCAG AGATTGTGGCTATACGGCATACACAGTGAGCTCGGTGGATGATCTCTACAATCCATTTGCATCAATGTACTTTGGAGCAGCTTACTTGGGATGGTTGTCACGATATGAAGGAAG GGAGAGAAGCCATGAATTCATTGTTCAAGCTTATCTTGCGGGACCAGACAAAGTTAACCTTCAGGAAACTGGACCGTATTGGAAGAAATTTCTGGAGGCTTTAATACACTATGAAGATCCGAAGAA GGACCAGACGAGCTGCTGTATTTTGTAA